In the genome of Candidatus Poribacteria bacterium, the window TAAGAGGCGGTTCTGTTACCCCGGGCTTCTCTTTAAGTGCTGATTCCGATAACCGATAGCCGTTCAGCAGATATTGCTTGTTCTGTTATTCCGTAAAGGTAGACAACTTTGTCTACCACTTCCATTTTTGTAGGGACAGTCAGTTGTGTCCCATTAACCATGTCCTAAAAGAGAGCCTAATTTCCAGAAGCTGTTGATTCCGCATTTTAGCAGAATACCGCAATAGTATCAAGCCTTAATTTCGAGAGGTATTTCAACATATAGTAAAGTGAGTTTGATAAAAGTCAAGTTGGGTTTCGCTACCGTCATTGAGACAGAAGGTATCTTGAAGAACGACCTATCTCTCCACATTCTGCGATTTTTTCGGTGTATTTACCGCTCTACCTAATGCTGTGTCACTCCTAAAATGATGGATGTGGGCAGCCACAAGGGACTGCCCCTACAGGGAAAATCCCTTCAACCCAAGCACTAGGGGAAACACCCAAGCAAAACACCTACAGATTTATTGTAAATAGGAAAATGGAACGCCCACAGAACATGAAGTAAAACTCAGGGATATAAGTGAAACTTCGTGTGGACGTTCCTATTCGGTTGTGAGTCTCCGTCCCATCTGGATCGAAGACTCCGTCGCAATATATCAAATATACCTAACGTATTGAAGAAACATTAAAGTCAGGATAAGCACTCGCGCCGTGTTCTCCGTAGTCCAGTCCTGCTTGTTCTTCTTCCTCAGTGACCCGTAGACCTGTAACAGCCTTGATTCCATAGAAGAGAATAAAGCCAGTAACGAGACACCATACAAGCACGGCAACGACACCGACGATTTGTGCCCAGAGGAGTGCAAATCCACCACCGAAGAAAACGCCACTGGAACTGTCGAAGAATCCGAGGAGAATTGTTCCCAATGCTCCACACGTCCCGTGGACTGAGATAGCACCGACAGGATCATCAATGCGAAGTTTTTCAAACATCAGAACGCTTAAGACGACCACAATACCACCGAGGGCACCGATAATCGCAGCGGAGACTGGGCTCACAGACGCACAACCGGCAGTAATTGCTACCAATCCAGCGAGTGCACCGTTGAGTGACATACCGGCATCGGGTTTACTAAGAAAAATCCATGCAGTAACCATAGCGGTAATCGCACCTGCAGCGGCAGCGAGGTTCGTGGTTACGGCAATTTTGGATATGTCAAGCGCGTCTGCCCCCATTTGGCTACCGGGGTTAAACCCGAACCAACCGAGCCACAAGATAAAGACCCCGAGTGCAGCGAGCGGGAGATTGTGCCCAGCAATGGGTCGTGGATTTCCATCGCTATCGTATTTACCGGCACGGGGACCCAAGACAATGGCACCGGTCAGAGCGAGCCAACCACCGGTCGAGTGAACGACTGTAGATCCCGCGAAATCTGACATCCCCATGCTTGAGAGCCAACCGCCACCCCAAATCCAGTGTCCAACAATGGGGTAGATGATACCGGTGATGAAGACGCTATAAATTAGGTAACTTTTGAACTGTGTCCGTTCCGCCATTGCCCCAGAAACGATCGTCGCGGCGGTTGCGGCGAACACCAACTGGAAGAGCCAGGCGGCGTGTGTCGGGACAGAACTCCACTCCAATGAAGCAAATGCTGTGGAATCAGCGGGAACAAACCACCCACTCCATCCCATGAATGCGCTACCCGTGCCAAACATAATGGCAAAACCGATCGCCCAATACGCAATTGAACCCATTGAGAAGTCCAGCAAGTTTTTCATCAAAATGTTAACGGCGTTCTTGGCACGGGTGAACCCGGACTCCACCATAGCGAAGCCTGCCTGCATAAAGAAAACCAGAAATGCAGCGAGGAGCACCCACAATGTGTCTGCCATATACTTTGCGTCAGAAACCTTCTCGCCCTCAACGGATCCGTTTAAGGCGAAAACGTTCAGGCTCAGCAAACATGTGAGTACCAAAACTGTTATGATAACCTTACTTTTCATTCGAGAAATCTCCTTGTAGAACAGCAGTCAGTTATCAGTTGTCAGTCGTCTGTGAAGCAGATTGATACTACACCGCTGTCTTGTTACTAATAACTGATAACTAACAACTAACACTTTACTAACGTGAGTTTGATAAAAGCGGGATGTCGGGTTTCGCTACCGCTATTTCGCCAAAAAGCACCTTGGAAAAGGTCATATTATCGCTCTACCCGACCTACGGATCTATTTTCAAACTGGCGTTTACTATCTTTACCAGGAACGGACGAAAGTCATTCTGCCGGTAATTCCTGTTTCATCATCACCTTTTTGGGTCTCAAATCCGACAAAAACACCGAGCGTATTATTTTCACCATAGCCGACATTGGCACGGAGACCTGGAGCTATACTACTGATTTCGCCTCCGGTCAAATCAAACGTTACTTCTACTTGTGGACCGATAGCAACGGTATCATTCAGCGAATAGAGAACAAAATTGCGTGTGTAAAAAGAATCATCACCATAATCGAACATAGAATTCAAGAACCCTTGTATCCACGACTCAAAATAGATAGAACCCGCAGTGAGATAGGTAAACAACTGGGGTGCAATCAAGGAAGAGGGACCGTTCGGGGCAGCGTAGTCAAACCCAATACCGACCATGGGGAGGAAGCTCAGAGACAGTGAATCACTATCAACAACTGGAATACCGAGTCCGATGTCTAACTCACCGAATGTCCCAACGACGTAAATATCGGTATCCAAAGAAAGACCACCGAGGAAACTTGGGGAATGGCTGGCACCGACCCAGATCTGTGTTCCTAAGCTATCTGTATCGGTACGGAACCAACCGGAAGCACCTGATGCCTCTTCTTCCATTTCCATCTCTTCACCGGCTTCATGGGCATCAGCATAAACCATGGGGATACTACCAACTGCAAAAATACAAACCATTACTAACAAACGAACCAACCAAAACGTATGCGTTTTCATCAAAATCTCCTTTATACGCGCTTTGAAACGCGTCTACAAGGTTATATTAAATTTGAGCAACGTACTTTCACGGTGCGAAAATGCCAGTCGCGAACTGGTGCTCGTTCCCACAGAAGTCGGGAATCGGAGTACCCTCCTACAGAAAACTGTATGCCCCGACATGGAGAAAGCGACCGCTTGACTTCAGCATAAATTTGTGATATAGTGAATTTGCCTGTCTTTTTCAACACTTTTGAATAAAAGGGAGCAGGCTTTCACCAGTGCTTATTGTGCACCTGTTTCGTTTAAAGCAAAACGCGTGCCAATTGGCTATCGGCAGTCGGTGCGTTCGCTATGTTCACTTTCGGCTATCGGTTTATTGGCTGTTGCGTGTCAGTAGGGATCTGTGGTAATCACAGCGTTTATGACTGCTACACACAGAAAATCTTTATCCATCCCTGTTAACCGTTAACCATTAAGTGAGGGGCGGATTTATAAGAAAAATGCTGAAATTTTCAACAAAACATTGCCCAAAAAAGATGCAAATAGTGATTGTAAGCCTTGTTGTCCTGTTCGGGACAACCCTCCGGTTTTGGAACCTCGGGCAATGGAGTTTCTGGATTGATGAGGCTTTCACGGTTCGAGATGCACAAAACCTTTCACTTGACAGCTGGCGAGTTATCCCAAACCCGATTCCGTATCTTGCGGTGAAACTATCAATCTCAATTGCTGGCAGTCGTGAGTGGGGGAGTCGCTTAATTCCGTGCATAGTCGGAATTGCCTCGATCCCCATGGTTTTTGGGATAGGACGCACACTCTTCACTTGGCGGATCGGACTCCTTAGCAGTGCATTTGTGGCATGCTCAAGTTGGCACCTATTTTGGGCACAAAATGCGCGCTATCCGGTCTTTACCTTTTTCTTTGGTGTCCTAACGGCATGGTTTTTCTATACAGCCCTCGAACGCGATTCAACGCTCTTGACGATAGGCGCGCTCGTTTCCTGTTTCTGTTTAATTCTTTCACATACCCTCGCCGTTGTGATCGTTCCAGCTTTAGCTGCGTATGCCGTGATGTGTCTATTAGAAAAATCTGATAGAAAGCGGTGGCTGAATCTACTCATCTTTTTTATCCCGTTCGCGATACCGGTGCTGGCTCTCGCGCTTCCACAAGTTCGGGGTTACCTTTTCTCCGGGTGGGGACGTAACGTATGGCAGCGGAGTCCCCTCTATATTGTGCTAACGTTGGTTCAAGGCGTGAGTATTCCAATTGCTGTTACCGCCTTTTTCGCGCCCATCACGACGCGATTCAATAGAGCCACACTTTTTTTGCTCTGTTATGCGGGTATCCCGTTAATTCTTTTTCTGATCGCATCGCAGCTTCAAAACGTCGCNNNNNNNNNNNNNNNNNNNNNNNNNNNNNNNNNNNNNNNNNNNNNNNNNNNNNNNNNNNNNNNGAAACACGCTCGGCATACTTGTGCCGTGTGTACTCCTCGTGACACTCTTGTCGCAAGACTATCTCTATTTTAAAATCGAGAACGGAGGGAGACCGAAATGGCGGGAGGCATTTGAAGTCGTACAAGCAGAAAAGAAACCCACCGACAAAGTTGTGCTTTCAGAACCTGAGATGGGTAGGTATTATCTGCCAGAATTGACATCCATCTACATCGGGGGACTCTTAGACGATTCGGAAGCGTTTGAAAGAGAATGGGAAACTTCGGGGAGAAAACGGTTATGGTTTCTTGTAGATGTGGCGAGTTTTAATGTTTTCGATGCGGACGTGGCAGTTCGTAACTGGATTCGCCAACGGGGACGTATGGTCAAAANNNNNNNNNNNNGATGTGGCGAGTTTTAATGTTTTCGATGCGGACGTGGCAGTTCGTAACTGGATTCGCCAACGGGGACGTATGGTCAAAACATTGCCTGCCTTTTCACGCGCAAAAGATAGGACAATTCACGTTTATCTGTTGGAATAGCAGGAAATTATAATGGAAAAAGAAAGGAAATCACCTGCCACAATTTCAACTCCAAACTTGCAAACACCCAAAATCCTAAATAGACGACAACCGGAAAAATTACGGCTGCCAGCCATACAAGACGCGTTATCGACTTTCTACTTGCTGTCTCACTCCATGACCAGCATTGGAGACGTTTTTGTAATCCCAATTTCAAGGCAATCCAGACCACTACTGCCAATAGCACCAGTCCCATCAAACCTGCAGAGAACAGAATCGGAATCCACATAGATTAAATCCCTATAGTGAGAGAATAATAAGCAACAGGTTCTATTTGGAAACTTTCACCGAAACCATGATGGATTTTAGAATTANNNNNNNNNNNNNNNNNNNNNNNNNNNNNNNNNNNNNNNNNNNNGAATCGCGAGCACAGCTCGCTCCTACAGCAAGAGGAAACCCTTGAGGAATTACCGATTTAAATACTGAAATTTCATCAAACCTCGCCAGCGAGAGAAAGGTATACCTACCAAGTCCGTGTAAAATTCATTCTACCGGTCAGTCCGGTTTCACCTTCGTCCTTTTTGGTTTCATAGCCAATGTATATGCCGAGTGTATTATTCTCGCCATAACCGATGTTCACACGCCCACC includes:
- a CDS encoding ammonium transporter, whose product is MKSKVIITVLVLTCLLSLNVFALNGSVEGEKVSDAKYMADTLWVLLAAFLVFFMQAGFAMVESGFTRAKNAVNILMKNLLDFSMGSIAYWAIGFAIMFGTGSAFMGWSGWFVPADSTAFASLEWSSVPTHAAWLFQLVFAATAATIVSGAMAERTQFKSYLIYSVFITGIIYPIVGHWIWGGGWLSSMGMSDFAGSTVVHSTGGWLALTGAIVLGPRAGKYDSDGNPRPIAGHNLPLAALGVFILWLGWFGFNPGSQMGADALDISKIAVTTNLAAAAGAITAMVTAWIFLSKPDAGMSLNGALAGLVAITAGCASVSPVSAAIIGALGGIVVVLSVLMFEKLRIDDPVGAISVHGTCGALGTILLGFFDSSSGVFFGGGFALLWAQIVGVVAVLVWCLVTGFILFYGIKAVTGLRVTEEEEQAGLDYGEHGASAYPDFNVSSIR
- a CDS encoding glycosyltransferase family 39 protein: MQIVIVSLVVLFGTTLRFWNLGQWSFWIDEAFTVRDAQNLSLDSWRVIPNPIPYLAVKLSISIAGSREWGSRLIPCIVGIASIPMVFGIGRTLFTWRIGLLSSAFVACSSWHLFWAQNARYPVFTFFFGVLTAWFFYTALERDSTLLTIGALVSCFCLILSHTLAVVIVPALAAYAVMCLLEKSDRKRWLNLLIFFIPFAIPVLALALPQVRGYLFSGWGRNVWQRSPLYIVLTLVQGVSIPIAVTAFFAPITTRFNRATLFLLCYAGIPLILFLIASQLQNVA